TCGAGCACCTGCTTGCCGGACCGGGAGTCCAGCGCTCCCGTCGGCTCGTCGCCGAAGACCACGTAGGGGCGGGTGATCAGCGCGCGGGCGATCGCGACGCGCTGCTGCTGGCCGCCGGAGAGCTCGGCCGGACGACGCAGCCGCCGATCGCGGAGCCCGACCGCGTCGAGCAGGAAGTCGAGCCACCCCGGGTCGAGCCGGCGACCGGACAGCCGCAGCGGGAGCGTGATGTTCTCCTCGACGTTCAGGGCGGGGAGCAGGTTGTACGCCTGGAAGACGAAGCCGACGTGGTCGCGACGGAACGCCGTGAGCTGCGCGGGGCGCAGACCCGAGATCTCGGTGCCGCCGAGCCGCACGGTGCCGCTGGTGGGCTTGTCGAGGCCGGCCGCGCTGTGCAGCAGCGTGCTCTTGCCCGAGCCGGACGGGCCCATGATCGCGGTGAACGAGCCCTTCGCCAGGACGAGATCGACGCCGCGGAGCGCCGACACCGCGCCGACACCGGCGCCGTAGGTCTTGACGACGGATTGCAGGCGCAGCGCCTCGGCCGGACGAGCGTCGACGGCGGATGCGAGTGATGTGGAGGTCATGCTTCGACGCTACGAACAGCGGCGGCGCGGTCCCATCCCGCTGTCCACCGGAACGATGGTGGTGCTGGCTATACCGCGCCGGCATCCGCTCTCCGGCAGACTTGCAGAGTGAAGGACGGACGGATGCGGCGCTGGCTGCGGGACTGGCGGTTCCTGGCGGTCGAGTTCGCGGCATCCGTCGTCTCCCTCGTGCTGTTCTGCGTCGGGCTGGTGCTGCTGCCGCTGATGATCATCACCGGTGGCGTGCTGATCCTGCCGCAGGCCGTGCGCGTGCTGCATGCGTGGAGCGACCGCAACCGCCGGCGCATCGGCTCCTTCCGCGGGGTGGATCTGCCCCCGATCTCGCGCGCGCTCCCGCCGGGGGCCACGATCGACGACCGGCTGCGCTTCGCGTTCTCGCGGGCGACCGGGCGCGACGCGCTGTGGCTCGCGGTGCACGCCCTGCCGGTGATGTGGGTGTCGGTGATCACGGTCACGCTTCCGCTGGCCGCGGTCAACACGCTCGCCGTGACGTACTACTGGCAGTTCGCGCCGGCCGATGACCCGGTCGGATCCCCCTATCCGGTCACTTCCTGGGAGCTCGCGGCCACGATGCCGCTGGTCGCCGTCGCCTACGCGCTGATCTCCTGGTGGCTCATCCCCGCCGTCGCACGCCTGCTGTCCTGGACGTCGGCGCGGCTGCTGGCGACGCCCGAGAAGTCCCGTCTCGCGGCGCGCGTGGATGCTCTGACGCTCAGCCGCGCCGCCGCCCTCGACGCCCACGGCGCAGAGCTCCGCCGCATCGAACGCGACCTGCACGACGGCGCGCAGAACCGTCTCGTGAACGTCGTGATGATGCTCGGTATCGCGGAGCGCGCGCTCGAGACCGATCCGAGCGGCGTGCTCGAACCGCTCCGTCGGGCGCAGGATGCCGCGACCGACGCGCTCGCCGGCCTGCGCCGCACGGTGCACGACATCTATCCGCCGATCCTCGACGAACTCGGCCTGGAGGGGGCGCTGGCCTCGCTCGCCGGCCGCAGCGCCGTGCCCTGCACGATCGAGGCCGCCGAGGTCGGGCGCGTGCCGGCCGCGGTCGAGTCCGCCAGCTACTTCGTCGTCGCCGAGGCCCTCACGAACGTGAACAAGTACAGCGACGCGGCGCGCGCGACCGTGCAGGTGAGCCGCGAGGGAGAACGCCTGATCATCACCGTCGAGGACGACGGAGCGGGCGGTGCCGTGGAGCGTCCGGGCGGGGGGCTCGCCGGCATCCGACGCCGCGTCGAGGCCTTCGAGGGCACGACGGAGCTGACCAGCCCGGTCGGCGGACCCACCACCCTGAGAGCGGAGCTGCCATGCGGATCGTGATCGCCGAAGACGACACCCTGCTGAGGGAGGGGCTCGCGCTGCTGCTGCGCAGCGAGGGCTTCGACGTCGTCGCCGCGGTCGACAACGCCGACGACTTCCTGCTCCGGCTCGACGATGCGGATGCCGCGGTCGTCGATGTGCGGATGCCGCCGACGTACACGAGCGAGGGCCTGAAGGCCGCGGCGGAGGCACGGGCGCGTCGCCCCGGCTTCCCCGTGCTGGTGCTGTCCGCCTACGTCGAGGACCGCTACGCCGGGGAGCTGCTCGCCGCGGGCGCCGACGGGCTCGGGTACCTCCTCAAGGAGCGCGTCGGCAAGGTCGCCTCGTTCATCGACGCCCTCCACCGTGTGGCAGCGGGCGGCACCGTCATGGACCCCGAGGTCATCTCGCAGCTCATGAGCAGGCGTCGGGCCGACGACCCGGTGCAGTCGCTCACGCCGCGCGAGCGCGAGGTGCTCGGCCTCATGGCGGAAGGCCTCGACAACGCCACGATCGCCGCACGGCTCTTCGTGACGGAGACCGCGGTGAGCAAGCACATCGGCAACATCTTCGCCAAGCTCGGGCTCGCGACGAGCGACAGCGGGCACCGCCGGGTGCTCGCGGTGCTCGCCTACCTCCGCGACTGAGCGGGCCTCTGGACACGTCGCCCGGACGAGCGCATGCTGAGACCATGACCGCCTTCCAGACCACACACGCGTTCAGCGGGTTCAGCGTCGACGACATCGACGCGGCTCGCTCCTTCTACCGCGACACGCTCGGCATGGACGTCACCGACAACGCCATGGGCTTCCTCGACATCGCCCTGCCGCAGGGCGGGTCGATCCTCGTCTACGGCAAGCCCGACCACACGCCGGCGAGCTACACGATCCTGAACTTCCCGGTCGACGACGTCGAGGCCGCCGTCGACGAGCTCAATGCGAAGGGCGTCGTGACGAAGATCTACACCGACCCCGACCTCGGCACCGATGCGAAGGGCATCTCGCACGGCGCCCCGGGCAAGGGCCCGGACATCGCCTGGTTCACGGACCCCGCGGGGAACGTGCTCTCGGTGCTCGCCGACTGACGCGGAGTCAGAGCCGGTCCGCGAGCCACGCGGTCTGCCGGTGCCACTGCACGATCTGCCCGCCCTCGTGGCCGTTGAACTCGTAGACGGCGATCTCGGCATCCGCAGAGCCGCAGTGGTTGAACGCCGCGAACACGCTCGACGGCAGCACGACGGCATCCATCAGGGCGACGGAGAACAGCACCGGCGCCGTGATGCGGCGGGCGAAGTTCACACCGTCGAAGTACGACAGCGTCTCGAAGACGTCATCGGCCCGCGCGCGGTGCACGGCGAGATAGCGGCCGATCTCGGTGAAGGGGAGCTCGGGCGTGAGCTGCACCGACCGCCGGAAGTGGCAGAGGAAGGGCACATCCGGCATCGCCGCCGAGACGTCGGGGTGCAGGGCTGCGGCCGCGAGGCTGATGCCGCCGCCCTGGCTGCCGCCGGTCACGCTGATGCGGCCGGCGTCGACGGCATCCAGCTGCTTCACGGCGTCGATCAGCAGCACCGCGTCGGTGAACACGCGACGGTAGAAGTACGTCTCGGGATGCTGGATGCCGCGGGTCATGAAGCCGGGGATCGATCCCTCCGACCCGTGCGGGTCGGGGGTGTCGCCGCCTGAACCCCACCCGCTGCCCTGGCCGCGGGTGTCCATCAGCACGTGCACGTAGCCGGCGGCCGCCCACTGCAGCCGCTCGCCGGGGATGCCGCGACCGCCGTTGTACCCGATGTACTCGACGACGGTCGGCAACGGCCCCTCCGCCTGCGGACGGGTGATCCACGCGCGGATCGGCTCGCCGCCGAATCCGCTGAACGTCAGATCCTCCACGATCAGCTGCGTGATCGGGGACGCGACAGGCTGGACCACGGGCGCGGTCGCGAGTGCCCGTGATTCGGCGAGCGTGCGCGCCCAGAAGTCGTCGAAGTCCGCGGGCTCGGCCACGTCGGGCCGGAAGGAGCGGAGCTGGTCCAGGGGGAGATCGGTGAGAGCCATCGGCGACAGGTTAGCCGATGACGAGGCGGGGGATCATCGTCCCCGCGGGAAGCCGATCGTGCGCAGCTCCGGTGCCAGCCTCTCCCACTGCCAGTCGCGTTCAGCAGCCCGGCCCGCGTCGCCGCGGTGGAGTCCGACAGCCTTGGCCGCGTAGGTCGCGGCGTGCGGCGAGTGATCGAACATGTGGGCCACGGCGACCGCCTGTCCGGCGGCGCGTGCGGCAGCGACGGCTGCCGGGGCATCCGCCGCCTCCCGTGCCGCAGCGTGCGCGGCGAAGGCGGCCGTGCGGCACTCCGTCATCGGGATCTCGCCGCGCATCCAGGCGCGCAGGGTGGCGATCGCGGCGCGCGGCCTGTCGTCACCAGGACGCAGCTCGTCGAAGATCGGCAGCGCGCGCTCGGCGCAGGCGGCAGCCCACTCCGCGATCGCGTGATGAACCGGCAGTTCAGGGTTCGCCCACTTCTCCTTCTGATCGTCACTCACCCGATGATCGTGTCAGGAACCTCCGACGCCCGCCGGATCCCGGTCGCCGGAACGTCGCAGGACCTCCCCCGAAAAGATTTCAGTATTCGGTGTTGCTAAGTACCGGTACTCAGTGTTACTTTGTACCGGTACCC
This genomic interval from Microbacterium sp. LWH11-1.2 contains the following:
- a CDS encoding ABC transporter ATP-binding protein, encoding MTSTSLASAVDARPAEALRLQSVVKTYGAGVGAVSALRGVDLVLAKGSFTAIMGPSGSGKSTLLHSAAGLDKPTSGTVRLGGTEISGLRPAQLTAFRRDHVGFVFQAYNLLPALNVEENITLPLRLSGRRLDPGWLDFLLDAVGLRDRRLRRPAELSGGQQQRVAIARALITRPYVVFGDEPTGALDSRSGKQVLDLLAHTAKELDQTVVVVTHDPVVASHADRVIFLADGSFAGHLDGASPAQITDRMSSLGEW
- a CDS encoding sensor histidine kinase; the protein is MKDGRMRRWLRDWRFLAVEFAASVVSLVLFCVGLVLLPLMIITGGVLILPQAVRVLHAWSDRNRRRIGSFRGVDLPPISRALPPGATIDDRLRFAFSRATGRDALWLAVHALPVMWVSVITVTLPLAAVNTLAVTYYWQFAPADDPVGSPYPVTSWELAATMPLVAVAYALISWWLIPAVARLLSWTSARLLATPEKSRLAARVDALTLSRAAALDAHGAELRRIERDLHDGAQNRLVNVVMMLGIAERALETDPSGVLEPLRRAQDAATDALAGLRRTVHDIYPPILDELGLEGALASLAGRSAVPCTIEAAEVGRVPAAVESASYFVVAEALTNVNKYSDAARATVQVSREGERLIITVEDDGAGGAVERPGGGLAGIRRRVEAFEGTTELTSPVGGPTTLRAELPCGS
- a CDS encoding response regulator transcription factor encodes the protein MRIVIAEDDTLLREGLALLLRSEGFDVVAAVDNADDFLLRLDDADAAVVDVRMPPTYTSEGLKAAAEARARRPGFPVLVLSAYVEDRYAGELLAAGADGLGYLLKERVGKVASFIDALHRVAAGGTVMDPEVISQLMSRRRADDPVQSLTPREREVLGLMAEGLDNATIAARLFVTETAVSKHIGNIFAKLGLATSDSGHRRVLAVLAYLRD
- a CDS encoding VOC family protein, encoding MTAFQTTHAFSGFSVDDIDAARSFYRDTLGMDVTDNAMGFLDIALPQGGSILVYGKPDHTPASYTILNFPVDDVEAAVDELNAKGVVTKIYTDPDLGTDAKGISHGAPGKGPDIAWFTDPAGNVLSVLAD
- a CDS encoding acetylxylan esterase; this translates as MALTDLPLDQLRSFRPDVAEPADFDDFWARTLAESRALATAPVVQPVASPITQLIVEDLTFSGFGGEPIRAWITRPQAEGPLPTVVEYIGYNGGRGIPGERLQWAAAGYVHVLMDTRGQGSGWGSGGDTPDPHGSEGSIPGFMTRGIQHPETYFYRRVFTDAVLLIDAVKQLDAVDAGRISVTGGSQGGGISLAAAALHPDVSAAMPDVPFLCHFRRSVQLTPELPFTEIGRYLAVHRARADDVFETLSYFDGVNFARRITAPVLFSVALMDAVVLPSSVFAAFNHCGSADAEIAVYEFNGHEGGQIVQWHRQTAWLADRL
- a CDS encoding putative immunity protein — its product is MSDDQKEKWANPELPVHHAIAEWAAACAERALPIFDELRPGDDRPRAAIATLRAWMRGEIPMTECRTAAFAAHAAAREAADAPAAVAAARAAGQAVAVAHMFDHSPHAATYAAKAVGLHRGDAGRAAERDWQWERLAPELRTIGFPRGR